A genomic region of Candidatus Zixiibacteriota bacterium contains the following coding sequences:
- a CDS encoding MFS transporter yields MRVFRSLRYRDYALFWSCDLLASLGHFVQEVALNWIAYEITGSAMALGVLGLCGAAPRLLLGAVGGVLVDRYDRKRLLIAIQFGSALPVLIFLLLYAAGALEFWHLLALEVLFGSIRAVNPSASQSALADLVPRGDLMNAVSLYTIGFNFARIVGPSLGGILILWIGVAGCYEAFLASLLLSASGFVLMRLRERRTPAEQSFVRELKEGFGYVWSSPVILSSIVAAYTFSIFITTYHRFLPVFAKDVLAVGPEGLGLLMAAPGVGAVASLLFLATAGERWDRARLLWVTTTVTPVFLILFCASPIFWLSLLLLALVGAGQVSFRTISRVIIQIEVPRELLGRVMSVFNMDQGMRSAGSIVVGAFATLFGVSLGLALTAALSLAITTTIFYRLLGRRGS; encoded by the coding sequence TTCGCGTCTTTCGTTCTCTGCGCTATCGCGACTACGCCCTCTTCTGGTCCTGCGACCTGCTGGCCTCGCTCGGTCACTTCGTTCAGGAAGTGGCCCTCAACTGGATCGCCTACGAGATCACGGGATCGGCCATGGCGCTGGGCGTCCTCGGCTTGTGCGGCGCCGCACCGCGCCTGCTCCTCGGAGCCGTCGGCGGGGTCCTGGTCGACCGCTACGACCGCAAGCGCCTGTTGATCGCGATCCAGTTCGGATCGGCGCTGCCGGTGCTGATCTTTCTGCTGCTCTACGCGGCCGGGGCGCTGGAGTTCTGGCATCTCCTCGCGCTGGAGGTCCTCTTCGGTTCCATCCGCGCGGTCAACCCCTCGGCCTCCCAGTCGGCTCTCGCGGACCTGGTTCCGCGCGGCGATCTCATGAACGCGGTTTCCCTTTACACGATCGGCTTCAACTTCGCGCGGATCGTCGGGCCGTCGCTCGGGGGAATCCTGATCCTGTGGATCGGTGTCGCCGGGTGCTACGAGGCGTTTCTCGCGAGCCTGCTGCTTTCCGCCTCCGGCTTCGTCCTCATGCGGCTCCGCGAGCGCCGCACGCCGGCCGAACAGAGCTTCGTCCGCGAGCTCAAGGAGGGCTTCGGCTACGTCTGGAGCTCCCCCGTGATCCTCAGCAGCATCGTCGCCGCGTACACCTTCAGCATCTTCATCACCACTTACCACCGTTTCCTGCCCGTTTTCGCGAAAGACGTTCTCGCGGTCGGCCCGGAGGGGCTCGGGCTCTTGATGGCGGCGCCGGGCGTAGGGGCGGTCGCGTCCCTTCTCTTTCTCGCCACGGCGGGAGAGCGCTGGGACCGGGCGCGCCTTCTGTGGGTCACCACGACCGTCACCCCGGTTTTCCTCATTCTCTTCTGCGCCTCGCCGATTTTCTGGCTTTCGCTGCTGCTGCTCGCTCTCGTCGGCGCGGGTCAGGTGAGCTTTCGCACGATCAGCCGGGTGATCATCCAGATCGAGGTGCCCCGGGAGCTGCTCGGGCGGGTGATGAGCGTCTTCAACATGGACCAGGGAATGCGCTCGGCGGGATCGATCGTGGTGGGAGCCTTCGCCACGCTCTTCGGCGTCTCCCTGGGTCTCGCGCTCACCGCCGCACTATCGCTGGCGATCACCACCACGATCTTTTACCGCCTGCTGGGGAGACGGGGCTCATGA